A segment of the Halococcus salifodinae DSM 8989 genome:
GAAATACGATGCTCAGCCACGAGTATTGAGTTTCGTCACGACAAGCGAGAAGTCTAAGAACTGTCGACAAGCCGCATTACACCCCGACACTCCGAGCAAGCGAACGAAGAGGAGTGCTTGCCCTCGGCGTCGCGGACGCGATTGTCACAATTGACACACTCATAGACTAGTTCGGCCATGGTCTGGTGTTGCGTCTCGCACCACATGAGTCTACTCGCCGTTTTCGGTGGCTGGGAGCGTTTGAGACACCGCTTCTCCGCCATATGGTTCATCGGGCGGGGATGCCCGAATGGTCCAGGAAGTAGTGAGCACGGGGCCAGCAACGAACCAAGCAATGAGAAAAGGCTCCAAAGGTTGGAGCGAGCATCTACTCACACCGGACCGCGAGAGCGAGTGCGAGCGGAGTAGGATGGGGGTGTCACGTACCGCCTAGTGTTGGTTGGAGTTGTTCGATGTGCTGGGTAATGCGGTGGAGAAGTTGTTCGAGTTGCGGCCGTTCGACCTCCCACCAGGTCGGAGACCGTTGATACATTGTGAGAACGTCCCGGATCGCTTCGAGCTGGGCAAGCGTGAATTGAGTGTTACCGCTATCAAGCGTCTCGAAGGCTTGGAATACTTCTGTTGGCGGTAGATCAACGTCCGCTGTTACTTCGGTTGATTCTTTGTCAATCCGGTCAAGGAGGACGTGGTGGAGCGTCCAGTGTTGTTCAGGGGTTAGCGAGAGTGTGACTGAAGGCGGAGGGAGCGGTGGGTTACTCATATGTTGGATTGTGTGTCTTTGAGGGTACAGTTGCGTTCTCAATAAACCTTGTTAGCATTACCCATACAAAGGAGATTCTGGACCGACATTACCGAGTGGGACGTTGCATCTCGCGACGGCGAGTAGCCGTCGAGTAGCACGCTCACCTCAGCGACGATACCGCTGCCGCTACCGAACGACAACAGGAGATGTCGGTGACGTATTGCTCTTCGAATGACCGTGGGCCAACCAGTTTGTTGTAATCTGATTTTCACGAAGGGACCAAACTATCAGACTGGTGGTATAGTCGACGTCTTCCCCGGCCCATAGCCGGCGACTGGAGTGCAGGATCGCTGGCCCGGTCACTACTTCCTACGGGATTTAGCTTCTCGAACCTCGCCGTCGCTTCGGAGCATATCAGGGCATTCGGGACAGACCCGTACGGTGTCCATTTCAGGGGGTGCGAACACCCGGACGTACTGGTCGGTCACGAACGCGCCACAGTTCTCGCACTCGGGCATGGCCGATGACGCGATTCACCCTACTTTATTCTATCGGTCTTGTTGGTGGATTTTCGATGCCAATGGACGCTTCGCTGGTGATTTCGATCTTGCTAAACAACCGATCAGAGGCAGTCATCTGCTATTTAGCAAGGAGGTATAAGGTCGGCTGCTAGTTTTGAGAACTCCCCCCGAACGAGACAAGCGTATTGGTTGCTGATGACCGATGACCTGGAGTCCCAAGCTCTCAGAATTAACGACCGACACTATAGCCACTGAACCGAGACTGGAGTTCAATACTGTTCCAAGAAGAGCGATCGCAGGTTGCTCAGTCTACAGCAGGTCCACCATTTGAGCTGTCGGTTGGGGGTGATGAGTCCACCACCTCGGGATCGATGACCGTCAGCCAGTGTCGCTGTTCGGCAACGTCCGCAACCGCGCCGAGCCGCGCGTGAACCACATACTCCTCTGCCCCCTGTGTGGGGTGACGAACCTCCGCAACAAGACAACAACCTGTGATGTGAGAACTCTAAAAATCAGTGCTAATCACTATAACTCACCAATCCACAAGCGCTGGCTACGAGACGGGAGGAAACCAACTATCGTTTTCGAAGTGTCATCGGCAATCCGTTCTGCGTCTTCGTCGTCATTTCTGGCTCAATGGCAATGTCTGTCTCGTCACCGGTCCATTCGAGATCGAACTCCTGACCGATCGTCGCGAGCGCGAGCGTTGCTTCAAGCCGGGCAAACTCTCGGCCAATACATGTCCGTCGTCCACCCCCGAACGGAATGAAAGCATAATCGTCTAACTGCTCCTCGAACCCATCGGTCCAGCGCTCAGGTCGGAACTCCAGCGGGGCGTCGTAGTACCGCTCGTCACGATGGATCGAGATCACCGAGAGATGTACCTGTTCATCCGACGGAAGCCGATAGCTCCCGACATCTACCTCTCTCGTTGTTTGTCGAGGGATCGTATGGATAGGTGGGTAGAGGCGAAGCGTCTCGGTGACGATTCGGTTGGTGAGATCGAGACGGCTCACATCATCTCGCGTCGGTGGCCTTCCATCGAGCACTGTGTCGAGTTCCTCATGGAACGCGGCGCAGACATCGGGTTCGGCCGCCAGCGAATACAAAGCGAACGCGATAGCGGCCGCTGTTGTCTCATACCCGGCGAAAATCATCGTCAGCATCTGATCTTCGATTTCCTCGGGACTTAGATGGTCATCACCTGCTGCCTCGCCTGCCTCAGACAGTTTCGAGAGCAACGTTTCGCTCTCTGAACCACCTGATTGGCTCTCGGAGGCGGATTGCCCTACTTGATCAGCGAGCGTCACCGTGCCCGATTTATCGGCATATTCATACTCCGCGAGTAATCGGCGGATTTCGACTCGCAGCCGCGATTCCGAATTGCTGAATTCGCGGCGGGATGGCGTCGGCACCCACAGAGGGAGCAACCAGGAAGTCGGAACAAACCACTTGTTGAGACCGTCCGATGCATCGCGCAGATCGTCACCTTCGCCGGGTGCCAGATCACGACCGAACAGTGTTGCGAATAGAATCTCAATCGTGAGATCCTGCATTTCAGATTCGATATCCCGGTTCTCACCGTCTTCCCACGTTGAGAGCCGACGCTGGGTTGCAGCAACCATATTATCCGCATAGCCGCTCACCCGTTCGGGGTGAAACAGCGGTTGTAGAATATCACGTTGACGACTCCACTGCTCGCCTTCAGTAGACAGCACCCCGTTCCCAAATACTCGATTGAAATCATCCGTCTTGCCAAACGCATCGACATCCGTAACGAGCGCCTGTTTCAGATACTCCGCCCCCGCGAGAACATACACATCTGTACCCGGCAACTCCATGCAGTAGACGTCGCCACATTCGCTCGTGGCGCGATCAACAAACCCGAAAGGATCGTCACCGAAATCAATTGCGTGACCAATGATGGGAGAGCCTTCGGGCGAAGGAGGTAGCTGTGTATTATTACACATCAGCTAGACCTCGCCGATGGAAGTTGAAAGGCACTTCACAACAGGCCCAGAAGAAG
Coding sequences within it:
- a CDS encoding DUF7853 family protein: MSNPPLPPPSVTLSLTPEQHWTLHHVLLDRIDKESTEVTADVDLPPTEVFQAFETLDSGNTQFTLAQLEAIRDVLTMYQRSPTWWEVERPQLEQLLHRITQHIEQLQPTLGGT
- a CDS encoding DUF7563 family protein produces the protein MPECENCGAFVTDQYVRVFAPPEMDTVRVCPECPDMLRSDGEVREAKSRRK
- a CDS encoding cytochrome P450, giving the protein MCNNTQLPPSPEGSPIIGHAIDFGDDPFGFVDRATSECGDVYCMELPGTDVYVLAGAEYLKQALVTDVDAFGKTDDFNRVFGNGVLSTEGEQWSRQRDILQPLFHPERVSGYADNMVAATQRRLSTWEDGENRDIESEMQDLTIEILFATLFGRDLAPGEGDDLRDASDGLNKWFVPTSWLLPLWVPTPSRREFSNSESRLRVEIRRLLAEYEYADKSGTVTLADQVGQSASESQSGGSESETLLSKLSEAGEAAGDDHLSPEEIEDQMLTMIFAGYETTAAAIAFALYSLAAEPDVCAAFHEELDTVLDGRPPTRDDVSRLDLTNRIVTETLRLYPPIHTIPRQTTREVDVGSYRLPSDEQVHLSVISIHRDERYYDAPLEFRPERWTDGFEEQLDDYAFIPFGGGRRTCIGREFARLEATLALATIGQEFDLEWTGDETDIAIEPEMTTKTQNGLPMTLRKR